The Candidatus Aminicenantes bacterium genome includes a region encoding these proteins:
- a CDS encoding putative sulfate exporter family transporter has product MKKKLIPGWLLMAGLGGFSLLIQNLITAGGKHPLEASAVAVILGLVLRNFGLVPKIFLPGLKQFEMFLIWGVILIGATLNFRDFRTQGARMLAVILVTMFVSFVVIYALARVFKLPAALATLLAVGTTICGGSAIAITAPLIKAREEETSYAIGTITLWGLLAILVYPQIARLLGVGDVAFGVFAGTAIHSTPQVVGAGFIYSDLAGRTATAVKLVRNCFMAPLAFLIAAGWTRARIRASRDEKRPVNAAKAFPWFLFGFYLMAGLNTAGYFTQAGLDGLTWLGKFLITISMAGIGLNTLVKAFKAVGFKPLLVGFLGAVVVAGVSAGMIALLL; this is encoded by the coding sequence ATGAAGAAAAAGCTCATCCCCGGCTGGCTTCTGATGGCGGGACTCGGCGGCTTCTCCCTGCTGATCCAAAACCTCATCACCGCGGGCGGCAAACACCCCCTGGAAGCCTCGGCCGTCGCCGTGATCCTGGGCCTCGTTCTGCGCAACTTCGGCCTCGTGCCGAAGATCTTCCTCCCCGGCCTCAAGCAGTTCGAGATGTTCCTCATCTGGGGCGTCATCCTCATCGGGGCCACCCTCAACTTCAGGGATTTCCGGACCCAAGGGGCGCGGATGCTGGCCGTCATCCTGGTCACCATGTTCGTCAGCTTCGTCGTCATCTACGCCCTGGCCAGGGTCTTCAAGCTCCCGGCCGCGCTTGCGACCCTGCTGGCCGTAGGGACGACCATCTGCGGCGGCTCGGCCATCGCCATCACCGCGCCGCTCATCAAAGCCCGCGAGGAGGAGACGAGCTACGCCATCGGCACCATCACCCTGTGGGGCCTTCTGGCGATCCTCGTCTATCCGCAGATCGCCCGGCTGCTGGGCGTCGGCGACGTCGCCTTCGGCGTCTTCGCCGGCACGGCCATCCACTCCACCCCGCAAGTCGTCGGGGCGGGGTTCATCTATTCCGACCTGGCCGGCCGGACCGCCACCGCCGTCAAGCTGGTCCGCAATTGCTTCATGGCCCCGCTGGCCTTCCTGATCGCCGCCGGCTGGACCCGAGCCCGGATCCGGGCCTCCCGGGATGAGAAGCGCCCGGTCAACGCGGCCAAGGCCTTCCCCTGGTTCTTGTTCGGCTTCTATCTCATGGCCGGGCTCAACACGGCCGGATACTTCACCCAAGCCGGCTTGGACGGCCTGACCTGGCTGGGCAAATTCCTGATCACCATCTCCATGGCCGGCATCGGGCTGAACACCCTGGTCAAAGCCTTCAAAGCCGTCGGGTTCAAACCCCTGCTGGTCGGCTTCCTCGGCGCGGTCGTCGTGGCCGGGGTGAGCGCGGGGATGATCGCTCTGCTGCTCTGA
- a CDS encoding metal-sensitive transcriptional regulator: MTHPPKPPSDDAGRLRKIEGQVQGVRKMVDDGRYCIDILTQIRSIAGALAKVEENILARHLRTCVRDSLAGRDRDDQDRKIAEIVDVLGRFRARR; encoded by the coding sequence ATGACCCACCCACCCAAGCCCCCCTCGGACGACGCCGGCCGTCTGCGCAAGATCGAAGGCCAGGTCCAGGGCGTCCGGAAGATGGTCGATGACGGGCGCTATTGCATCGACATCCTGACCCAGATCCGCTCCATCGCCGGCGCGCTGGCCAAGGTCGAGGAGAACATCCTGGCCCGGCACCTGCGGACATGCGTCCGCGACTCGCTGGCCGGACGTGACCGGGACGACCAGGATCGGAAGATCGCGGAGATCGTGGACGTACTGGGCCGCTTCCGGGCTCGGCGCTAA